A single region of the Paraburkholderia megapolitana genome encodes:
- a CDS encoding ATP-binding protein, with amino-acid sequence MRSIRRQLLFWLLAIVLLGLGIAGWLIYRQALAEANELFDYQLQEIAAALPAEPFSQILTSRDTGDEGIVLQIWNRNGVLMYYSHPRAPLAPRAEIGFSTEHTDRGAWRVYGAIVGDNVVQLAQPVSVRNRLAANVALRTLWPLIVLLPLLGVAVWGVVGRGLAPLRRVAGALDTRHPEALEPLPDARLPLEVQPLVRALNALLARLATALDTQKAFVADAAHELRTPLAAVQIQSQLVARARDDATRGEALADLQAGVTRATRLAEQLLALARAEPDGPVSAKAIDLHALLDECVAAYAPLAQQRNVDLGIEGSEPATVIGDGQTLRVMLNNLLDNATKYTPAGGRVDVSLAVEAGHPVVRIADSGPGIPPEERERVFDRFYRVGSGAMRERTDVAGSGLGLAIVKRIALQQRAQVELGESASGGLLVSVRF; translated from the coding sequence ATGCGTTCGATTCGTCGTCAATTGCTGTTCTGGCTGCTTGCCATCGTATTGCTGGGTCTCGGTATCGCGGGCTGGCTCATCTACCGTCAGGCGCTCGCCGAAGCGAACGAACTGTTCGACTACCAGTTGCAGGAGATCGCCGCGGCGCTGCCCGCCGAGCCGTTCTCGCAGATTCTCACGTCGCGCGATACCGGCGACGAAGGCATCGTGCTGCAGATCTGGAATCGCAACGGCGTGCTGATGTACTACTCGCATCCGCGCGCGCCTCTCGCGCCGCGTGCCGAAATCGGTTTCTCGACCGAGCACACTGATCGCGGTGCGTGGCGCGTGTATGGCGCGATCGTCGGCGATAACGTCGTGCAGCTCGCGCAGCCGGTATCGGTGCGCAACCGGCTCGCTGCGAACGTCGCGTTGCGCACACTGTGGCCGCTGATCGTGCTGCTGCCGTTGCTTGGCGTCGCGGTATGGGGTGTGGTTGGGCGCGGCCTCGCGCCGTTGCGGCGCGTGGCGGGCGCACTCGACACGCGTCACCCTGAAGCGCTCGAGCCGCTACCCGATGCGCGCCTGCCGCTCGAAGTCCAGCCGCTCGTGCGCGCCCTGAACGCACTGCTTGCGCGACTCGCGACCGCACTCGATACGCAAAAGGCCTTCGTCGCCGACGCCGCGCACGAACTGCGCACACCGCTCGCCGCCGTGCAGATCCAGTCGCAACTGGTTGCGCGCGCACGCGATGACGCCACGCGCGGCGAAGCGCTCGCCGATCTGCAGGCGGGTGTCACGCGCGCGACGCGGCTTGCCGAGCAGTTGCTCGCTTTGGCGCGCGCGGAGCCCGATGGTCCGGTGAGCGCCAAGGCAATCGATCTGCACGCGCTGCTCGACGAATGCGTTGCGGCTTATGCACCGCTCGCGCAGCAGCGCAACGTCGATCTCGGTATCGAAGGCAGCGAACCGGCGACCGTGATCGGCGATGGGCAGACGCTGCGCGTGATGCTCAACAACCTGCTTGATAACGCAACCAAGTACACGCCGGCCGGCGGCCGCGTCGATGTGAGCCTCGCGGTCGAAGCGGGGCATCCGGTTGTGCGGATCGCTGACAGCGGACCGGGGATTCCTCCCGAAGAGCGCGAGCGGGTGTTCGACCGCTTCTATCGCGTCGGGTCCGGCGCGATGCGCGAGCGTACCGATGTGGCGGGCAGCGGGCTCGGACTCGCAATCGTGAAGCGCATCGCGTTGCAACAGCGTGCTCAGGTCGAACTCGGCGAATCGGCGTCGGGCGGGTTGCTGGTGAGCGTGCGTTTTTAA
- a CDS encoding response regulator: MRILLVEDDRMIAEGVRKALRGEGFAVDWVQDGEAALSAATGEAYDLVLLDLGLPKRDGLDVLRTLRARGHALPVLIVTARDAVADRVKGLDAGADDYLVKPFDLDELGARMRALIRRQSGRSDSTIRHGALTLDPAGHRVTLDGAPVALSAREFALLEALLARPGAVLSKSQLEEKMYGWGEEIGSNTVEVYIHALRKKLGADLIRNVRGLGYMIAREG; this comes from the coding sequence ATGCGCATACTGCTTGTCGAAGACGACCGGATGATTGCCGAGGGCGTGCGCAAGGCGCTGCGCGGCGAAGGCTTCGCGGTCGACTGGGTGCAGGACGGCGAGGCTGCGCTGAGCGCGGCCACCGGCGAAGCTTACGATCTCGTACTGCTCGACCTCGGGTTGCCCAAGCGCGACGGCCTCGACGTACTGCGCACGTTGCGCGCCCGCGGCCACGCGTTGCCGGTCTTGATCGTCACCGCGCGCGATGCGGTGGCCGACCGCGTGAAGGGCCTCGACGCCGGGGCCGACGACTACCTCGTGAAGCCGTTCGATCTCGACGAACTCGGTGCGCGCATGCGCGCGCTGATTCGCCGGCAGTCGGGGCGCAGCGATTCGACGATCCGCCATGGCGCGCTCACGCTCGATCCGGCGGGGCATCGGGTGACGCTCGACGGTGCGCCGGTCGCCTTGTCCGCGCGCGAGTTCGCGTTGCTCGAAGCGCTGCTGGCACGACCGGGCGCGGTGCTGTCGAAGAGCCAGCTCGAAGAAAAGATGTACGGCTGGGGCGAGGAGATCGGCAGCAATACCGTCGAGGTGTACATCCACGCATTGCGCAAGAAGCTCGGCGCGGACCTGATCCGTAACGTGCGCGGCCTTGGTTACATGATCGCGAGGGAAGGCTGA
- a CDS encoding SGNH/GDSL hydrolase family protein: MKYREPHYRSLTRVAQIGIAGAAFALIAACGGSDDNSNSSGSTPAGGVKLQVVSFGDSLSDVGTYSPVVTANFGGGRFTTNPGEIWTQKVAEYYGGTLTPAYLGGFGQPLQASTGLGYGQGGSRVTDPNGIGHAPASQPSYAQATTVPIVTQLQNYLSAHTNFNANQLVLVNGGANDVFYQAGVVQATIAAAVAAGADPATAQTQAVNAAVQAIGLAATQLVQNVIAPILANGATKVVVSNIPDIAQTPQGLSGGASGQQLFAGLVTAFNQTLIGTLNAAGLASKVIYVQADQWQDGVMANYQSNGFTVSNTGTACNLTAMAAAAAQHGMPNPSAFASSLFCSPDTYTVAGADQTYMFADTVHPTTHLHALFAQQVEKQIAAAGIGK; the protein is encoded by the coding sequence ATGAAATACAGGGAACCACACTACCGGAGCCTGACGCGCGTCGCCCAGATCGGCATCGCAGGCGCGGCGTTCGCCCTGATCGCCGCCTGCGGGGGCAGCGACGATAACAGCAACTCGAGCGGCAGCACCCCGGCCGGCGGCGTGAAGCTGCAGGTCGTATCGTTCGGCGACAGCCTGTCGGACGTCGGCACGTATTCGCCGGTCGTCACCGCGAATTTCGGCGGCGGCCGCTTCACCACGAACCCCGGTGAAATCTGGACACAAAAGGTCGCCGAATACTACGGCGGCACGTTGACACCGGCTTACCTCGGTGGCTTTGGGCAACCGTTGCAGGCATCGACGGGTCTCGGCTACGGCCAGGGCGGCTCGCGCGTGACGGACCCGAACGGCATCGGCCACGCGCCGGCCTCGCAGCCGTCGTACGCGCAGGCGACGACCGTACCGATCGTCACGCAACTGCAGAACTACCTGTCCGCGCACACCAACTTCAACGCGAACCAGCTCGTGCTCGTGAACGGCGGTGCCAACGACGTCTTCTATCAGGCCGGCGTCGTCCAGGCGACGATTGCCGCAGCGGTCGCAGCCGGTGCCGATCCGGCTACCGCGCAGACCCAGGCGGTCAATGCAGCCGTGCAGGCCATCGGGCTCGCCGCGACGCAGCTCGTGCAGAACGTGATTGCACCGATCCTCGCGAATGGCGCGACGAAGGTCGTCGTGTCGAACATCCCGGATATCGCGCAGACGCCGCAAGGTCTGTCAGGTGGCGCGTCGGGGCAGCAACTGTTTGCCGGCCTCGTGACGGCGTTCAACCAGACGCTGATCGGGACGCTGAACGCAGCGGGTCTCGCGAGCAAGGTGATCTACGTGCAGGCCGATCAGTGGCAAGACGGCGTCATGGCGAACTACCAGTCGAACGGCTTCACCGTATCGAATACGGGTACGGCGTGTAACCTGACCGCGATGGCTGCGGCTGCGGCGCAGCACGGTATGCCGAATCCGTCGGCATTTGCATCGTCGCTGTTCTGCTCGCCGGATACGTATACGGTTGCAGGTGCGGATCAGACTTATATGTTCGCCGATACGGTGCATCCGACTACCCATCTGCATGCGCTGTTCGCGCAGCAGGTTGAGAAGCAGATTGCGGCGGCGGGTATTGGCAAGTGA
- a CDS encoding L-threonylcarbamoyladenylate synthase has protein sequence MPDQTPAGFPAAAVNAADIERAAALLDEGELVAFPTETVYGLGGDAESAEAVARIYAAKGRPANHPVIVHLPPQGDPAYWVKDLPPDAQKLIDAFWPGPLTLILKRAAHIPPAVSGGQDSVGLRCPSHPVAQALLAAFAALRGGYGGVAAPSANRFGHVSPTTAQHVREEFGSAIHVLDGGPSDVGIESTIVDLSRGFPALLRPGRVTPQDIADVLGEAPRLPDGSDATAPRASGTLKAHYAPRTPLALLPFEALEPLLAARDTNERIALVARASRAGAWASATGVHFIAAPEDPHVYARELYGLLRALDRANVTRILIEKLPDTIEWIAVNDRLGRAAAAFEAQT, from the coding sequence ATGCCCGATCAGACACCCGCAGGTTTCCCCGCAGCCGCTGTGAACGCGGCCGATATCGAGCGCGCGGCGGCCTTGCTCGATGAGGGCGAACTCGTCGCGTTTCCCACCGAGACCGTGTACGGGCTCGGTGGCGATGCCGAGAGCGCGGAGGCGGTGGCGCGCATCTACGCGGCGAAGGGGCGGCCGGCGAATCATCCGGTGATCGTGCATCTGCCGCCGCAGGGCGACCCGGCGTATTGGGTCAAGGACTTACCGCCGGATGCGCAGAAGCTGATCGATGCGTTCTGGCCGGGGCCGCTCACGCTGATTCTCAAGCGCGCGGCGCACATTCCGCCGGCGGTCAGCGGCGGTCAGGATTCGGTCGGCTTGCGCTGCCCGTCGCATCCGGTTGCGCAGGCGTTGCTTGCTGCGTTCGCGGCGCTCAGGGGCGGTTACGGCGGAGTGGCCGCGCCTTCCGCGAACCGCTTCGGTCATGTGAGCCCGACGACCGCGCAGCATGTGCGCGAAGAATTCGGCAGCGCGATTCATGTGCTCGATGGTGGGCCGTCGGATGTCGGTATCGAATCGACGATCGTCGATCTGTCGCGTGGTTTTCCGGCGCTGCTGCGGCCGGGACGCGTGACGCCGCAGGATATCGCCGACGTGCTCGGCGAGGCGCCGCGTCTGCCGGATGGATCGGATGCCACTGCGCCGCGCGCATCGGGCACGCTGAAGGCGCACTACGCGCCGCGCACGCCGCTTGCGCTGCTGCCGTTCGAGGCGCTGGAGCCGCTCCTCGCCGCACGCGATACCAACGAGCGGATCGCCCTGGTGGCGCGCGCATCGCGCGCGGGAGCGTGGGCCAGTGCGACGGGCGTGCACTTCATCGCCGCGCCCGAAGATCCGCACGTCTACGCACGCGAGCTATACGGCTTGCTGCGTGCGCTCGATCGCGCGAATGTGACGCGCATCCTGATCGAGAAGCTGCCGGATACGATTGAATGGATCGCGGTGAATGACCGGTTGGGGCGGGCGGCAGCGGCGTTTGAAGCGCAGACCTGA
- a CDS encoding 5-(carboxyamino)imidazole ribonucleotide synthase, with translation MNPDNTPVSPILPGAWLGMVGGGQLGRMFCFAAQAMGYRVAVLDPDETSPAGAVADRHLRAAYDDEAALTELARLCAAVSTEFENVPAVSLDFLARTTFVSPAGRCVAVAQDRIAEKRFIASSGVTVAPHVVIESSDALAALNDAALEAVLPGILKTARLGYDGKGQVRVRNADEVREAHASLGGVACVLEKRLPLKFEVSALIARGATGTTAVYPLAQNTHRDGVLSHTIVPAPDASATLVAQAQQAALQIAAKLGYVGVLCVEFFILEDGSLVANEMAPRPHNSGHYTVDACATSQFEQQVRAMTGMPLGDTRQHSPAVMLNILGDIWFPDDANHVKGAQGNAPLGAPVTPPWHEVAAMPAARLHLYGKEEARPGRKMGHVNFTASTLDEARTAARDCARLLHIAVG, from the coding sequence ATGAACCCAGACAACACCCCGGTTTCACCGATTCTGCCCGGCGCATGGCTTGGCATGGTCGGTGGCGGCCAGCTCGGCCGCATGTTCTGTTTTGCCGCCCAGGCGATGGGCTATCGCGTCGCCGTGCTCGATCCCGATGAGACGAGCCCGGCGGGCGCCGTCGCGGATCGACACCTGCGTGCCGCCTACGACGATGAAGCGGCGCTGACCGAACTCGCGCGGTTGTGCGCGGCGGTATCGACGGAATTCGAGAATGTGCCGGCCGTCAGCCTCGATTTTCTTGCGCGGACGACCTTCGTGAGTCCGGCTGGCCGCTGCGTCGCGGTCGCGCAGGACCGCATCGCGGAGAAGCGCTTTATCGCTTCGTCGGGCGTGACGGTGGCGCCGCACGTGGTGATCGAATCGTCGGATGCGCTCGCCGCACTCAACGACGCGGCGCTCGAAGCGGTGCTGCCCGGCATCCTGAAGACCGCACGGCTTGGCTATGACGGCAAGGGCCAGGTGCGCGTGCGCAATGCCGACGAGGTGCGCGAGGCGCATGCATCGCTGGGTGGCGTGGCCTGCGTGCTCGAAAAGCGGTTGCCGCTGAAGTTCGAAGTGTCGGCGTTGATCGCGCGCGGCGCGACCGGCACGACCGCTGTTTATCCGCTGGCGCAGAACACGCATCGCGACGGCGTGCTCTCGCACACGATCGTGCCCGCGCCCGACGCGAGCGCGACGCTCGTCGCCCAGGCGCAGCAGGCGGCGCTGCAGATTGCCGCGAAGCTTGGTTATGTCGGCGTGCTGTGCGTCGAGTTTTTTATTCTCGAAGACGGCTCGCTGGTCGCCAACGAAATGGCGCCGCGCCCGCACAATTCCGGCCACTACACCGTCGATGCCTGCGCCACGAGCCAGTTCGAGCAGCAGGTCCGCGCGATGACCGGTATGCCGCTCGGCGACACGCGCCAGCACTCGCCGGCGGTGATGCTGAACATCCTCGGCGACATCTGGTTTCCCGACGACGCGAATCACGTGAAAGGTGCGCAGGGCAACGCGCCGCTCGGTGCGCCCGTTACGCCGCCGTGGCATGAAGTGGCGGCAATGCCCGCTGCGCGTTTGCATCTGTACGGCAAGGAGGAAGCGCGTCCGGGCCGCAAGATGGGCCACGTGAATTTCACCGCGTCGACGCTCGACGAAGCCCGCACGGCTGCACGCGATTGCGCGCGGCTGCTGCATATCGCCGTCGGCTGA
- the purE gene encoding 5-(carboxyamino)imidazole ribonucleotide mutase: MSEVQTVPTAHTHDAPLVGVLMGSSSDWDTMKHAVAILQEFGVPYEAQVVSAHRMPDEMFAYAERARERGLRAIIAGAGGAAHLPGMLAAKTTVPVLGVPVASKYLKGVDSLHSIVQMPKGVPVATFAIGEAGAANAALFAVSILSGTSTDYADKLAAFRVRQNQAAHAMVLPAL, from the coding sequence ATGAGTGAAGTCCAGACCGTCCCGACTGCCCATACGCACGATGCGCCGCTCGTCGGCGTGCTGATGGGCTCCAGTTCCGACTGGGACACCATGAAGCATGCCGTGGCGATCCTGCAGGAATTCGGCGTGCCCTACGAAGCGCAGGTTGTCTCCGCGCACCGCATGCCCGACGAGATGTTCGCGTACGCGGAGCGTGCGCGCGAGCGCGGGTTGCGCGCGATCATCGCCGGTGCGGGCGGCGCGGCGCATCTGCCGGGTATGCTCGCCGCGAAGACTACGGTGCCGGTGCTTGGCGTGCCGGTCGCCAGCAAGTATCTGAAGGGTGTCGATTCGTTGCATTCGATCGTGCAGATGCCGAAGGGCGTGCCGGTCGCGACCTTCGCCATCGGCGAAGCGGGCGCGGCGAATGCGGCGCTGTTCGCGGTGTCGATCCTGAGCGGCACGTCGACCGATTACGCGGACAAGCTCGCTGCGTTCCGCGTGCGTCAGAACCAGGCGGCCCACGCGATGGTGCTGCCCGCGCTGTAA
- a CDS encoding phosphoribosylaminoimidazolesuccinocarboxamide synthase, translating to MSTLYESTLRSLPLLGRGKVRDNYAVGNDRLLIVTTDRLSAFDVIMGEPIPGKGRVLNQMADFWFERLKDIVPNHLTGVAPESVVAADEAEQVKGRAVVVKRLEPILVEAVVRGYLAGSGWKDYQATGSVCGVQLPPGLQNAQKLPEPIFTPAAKAEMGHHDENITYDDMERRIGTELSATIRDISIKLYQAAADYAATRGIIIADTKFEFGLDNHGKLYLMDEALTADSSRFWPADQYQVGTNPPSFDKQFVRDWLETQPWKKEPPAPKLPDDVVTKTSEKYQEALERLTGQKLA from the coding sequence ATGTCCACCCTCTACGAATCCACGCTCCGCTCGCTGCCGCTGCTCGGCCGCGGCAAGGTCCGCGATAACTACGCGGTAGGCAACGACCGCCTGCTGATCGTCACCACCGACCGCCTGTCGGCGTTCGACGTGATCATGGGCGAGCCGATTCCGGGCAAAGGCCGTGTGCTGAACCAGATGGCCGATTTCTGGTTCGAGCGTCTGAAGGACATCGTGCCGAATCACCTGACCGGCGTCGCGCCGGAATCGGTGGTCGCAGCCGACGAAGCGGAGCAGGTGAAGGGGCGCGCGGTGGTCGTCAAGCGTCTCGAGCCGATTCTTGTGGAAGCGGTGGTGCGCGGTTATCTGGCCGGTAGCGGCTGGAAGGACTATCAGGCGACGGGTTCGGTGTGCGGCGTGCAGTTGCCGCCCGGCCTGCAGAACGCGCAGAAGCTGCCCGAGCCGATCTTCACGCCGGCCGCGAAGGCCGAGATGGGCCATCACGACGAGAACATCACCTACGACGACATGGAGCGCCGCATCGGCACCGAACTGTCGGCGACGATCCGCGACATCTCGATCAAGCTGTACCAGGCCGCCGCCGACTACGCGGCCACCCGCGGCATCATCATTGCCGATACGAAGTTCGAATTCGGTCTCGACAATCACGGCAAGCTGTATCTGATGGACGAAGCGCTGACTGCCGATTCCTCGCGTTTCTGGCCCGCCGACCAGTACCAGGTGGGCACCAACCCGCCGTCGTTCGACAAGCAGTTCGTCCGCGACTGGCTCGAAACCCAGCCGTGGAAAAAAGAGCCGCCGGCGCCGAAGCTGCCCGACGACGTGGTCACGAAGACGAGCGAGAAGTATCAGGAAGCGCTCGAGCGGCTGACCGGCCAGAAGCTCGCGTAA
- the fba gene encoding class II fructose-bisphosphate aldolase (catalyzes the reversible aldol condensation of dihydroxyacetonephosphate and glyceraldehyde 3-phosphate in the Calvin cycle, glycolysis, and/or gluconeogenesis) encodes MPLVSMRQLLDHAAEHGYGLPAFNVNNLEQVQAIMAAADQVNAPVIMQASAGARKYAGEPFLRHLIEAAVESYPHIPVVMHQDHGQSPAVCMAAIRSGFTSVMMDGSLEADGKTVASYDYNVDVSRKVVEAAHSIGVTVEAELGVLGSLETMKGDKEDGHGAEGTMTREQLLTDVEQAADFVKQTQCDALAIAIGTSHGAYKFSKKPTGDILSISRIKEIHARIPNTHLVMHGSSSVPQELLAEIREFGGDMKETYGVPVEEIQEGIKYGVRKINIDTDLRLAITGAIRRYMAQNAGKFDPRDYLKPARDAAKKVCVDRYLAFGCEGQAGKIKPLSLDRIAEKYKAGELSQVVR; translated from the coding sequence ATGCCTCTCGTGTCAATGCGTCAATTGCTGGACCACGCCGCCGAACACGGCTACGGCCTGCCGGCATTCAACGTGAACAACCTGGAGCAGGTGCAGGCCATCATGGCCGCCGCCGACCAGGTGAACGCGCCGGTGATCATGCAAGCCTCGGCGGGTGCACGCAAATATGCGGGCGAGCCGTTCCTGCGGCACCTGATCGAAGCAGCCGTCGAGTCCTACCCGCACATTCCGGTTGTGATGCATCAGGATCACGGGCAGTCGCCGGCGGTGTGCATGGCGGCGATCCGCAGCGGCTTCACGAGCGTGATGATGGACGGCTCGCTCGAAGCGGATGGCAAGACGGTGGCTTCGTACGACTACAACGTCGACGTGTCGCGCAAGGTGGTCGAAGCGGCGCACTCGATCGGCGTGACAGTCGAAGCAGAACTCGGCGTGCTCGGTTCGCTGGAAACGATGAAGGGCGACAAGGAAGACGGCCACGGCGCAGAAGGCACGATGACGCGCGAGCAGCTGCTCACCGACGTCGAACAGGCCGCCGACTTCGTCAAACAAACGCAGTGCGACGCGCTCGCTATCGCGATCGGTACGTCGCACGGCGCGTACAAGTTCTCGAAGAAGCCGACCGGCGACATCCTGTCGATCTCGCGCATCAAGGAAATTCACGCGCGCATTCCGAACACGCATCTTGTGATGCACGGCTCGTCGTCGGTGCCGCAGGAACTGCTCGCGGAAATCCGCGAATTCGGCGGCGACATGAAGGAAACCTACGGCGTGCCGGTCGAAGAGATTCAGGAAGGCATCAAGTACGGCGTGCGCAAGATCAACATCGATACCGACCTGCGTCTGGCGATCACCGGTGCGATCCGTCGTTACATGGCGCAGAACGCAGGGAAGTTCGATCCGCGCGACTATCTGAAGCCCGCGCGCGACGCGGCGAAGAAGGTATGTGTCGACCGTTATCTGGCGTTTGGCTGCGAAGGGCAGGCGGGCAAGATCAAGCCGCTGTCGCTCGACCGGATCGCCGAAAAGTACAAGGCCGGCGAGCTCTCACAGGTCGTCCGTTAA
- the pyk gene encoding pyruvate kinase: protein MHRATKIVATIGPASSTPEILQQMIDAGLDVVRLNFSHGTADDHRQRAEFVREAARLAGREVGIMADLQGPKIRVGKFENGKITLVPGNAFILDSDCELGNDERVGLDYKDLPRDLKTGDILLLNDGLIVLNVTRVIGNEIHTTVKIGGELSNNKGINRQGGGLTAPALTAKDMEDIRTAMSLGADFVAVSFPKNATDMEMARQLANIAGAPYGIKPKMIAKIERAEAIPALQGILDASDGIMVARGDLAVEVGNAAVPALQKRMIRMARESNKFVITATQMMESMIYAPVPTRAEVSDVANAVLDGTDAVMLSAESAAGKYPVQTIETMAAICLEAEKSEHVELDKDFLDRTFTRIDQSIAMGALFTAYHLGTKAIVALTESGSTALWMSRHWTQVPIFALTSRIGSERAMQIYRNVRPLHLDSSSDRDIALQQALEVVVSKGYAARGDMVVLTVGEPMGQAGGTNTLKIVRVGEPY, encoded by the coding sequence ATGCATCGCGCCACCAAGATTGTCGCCACCATCGGCCCGGCTTCCAGCACGCCCGAGATCCTGCAACAAATGATCGACGCCGGCCTCGACGTGGTGCGGCTCAACTTCTCCCACGGCACCGCCGACGATCACCGCCAGCGTGCCGAATTCGTCCGCGAAGCAGCCCGCCTCGCCGGTCGCGAAGTCGGCATCATGGCGGACCTGCAAGGCCCGAAAATCCGCGTCGGCAAGTTCGAGAACGGCAAGATCACGCTTGTGCCGGGCAATGCGTTCATCCTCGACAGCGACTGCGAACTCGGCAACGACGAACGCGTCGGTCTCGACTACAAGGACCTGCCGCGCGACCTGAAAACCGGCGACATCCTGCTGCTGAACGACGGCCTGATCGTGCTGAACGTCACGCGTGTGATCGGCAACGAGATCCACACAACAGTGAAGATCGGCGGTGAGCTGTCGAACAACAAGGGTATCAACCGGCAGGGCGGCGGTCTGACCGCGCCGGCGCTGACCGCGAAGGACATGGAAGACATCCGCACGGCGATGTCGCTCGGCGCGGACTTCGTCGCGGTGTCGTTCCCGAAGAACGCTACCGATATGGAAATGGCGCGCCAGCTCGCCAACATTGCCGGCGCACCGTACGGCATCAAGCCGAAGATGATCGCGAAGATCGAGCGGGCCGAAGCGATTCCGGCGCTGCAGGGCATTCTCGATGCGTCGGACGGCATCATGGTCGCGCGTGGCGATCTCGCCGTCGAAGTGGGCAATGCTGCCGTCCCCGCGTTGCAGAAGCGCATGATCCGCATGGCGCGCGAATCGAACAAGTTCGTGATCACCGCGACGCAGATGATGGAGTCGATGATCTACGCGCCGGTGCCGACGCGCGCCGAAGTGTCGGACGTGGCGAACGCGGTGCTCGATGGGACTGACGCGGTGATGTTGTCGGCGGAATCGGCAGCGGGCAAGTACCCGGTGCAAACCATCGAAACGATGGCCGCGATCTGCCTCGAAGCCGAGAAGTCCGAACACGTCGAGCTCGACAAGGATTTCCTCGACCGCACTTTCACGCGGATCGATCAGTCGATTGCGATGGGTGCGCTGTTCACCGCATACCACCTCGGTACGAAGGCGATCGTCGCGCTGACCGAATCGGGTTCGACCGCGCTGTGGATGTCGCGTCACTGGACCCAGGTGCCGATCTTTGCGCTGACCTCGCGTATCGGCAGCGAGCGTGCGATGCAGATCTATCGCAACGTGCGGCCGCTGCATCTGGACAGCAGCAGCGATCGCGATATCGCGCTTCAGCAGGCGCTCGAAGTGGTGGTCAGCAAGGGCTATGCCGCTCGCGGCGACATGGTGGTGCTGACGGTCGGCGAGCCGATGGGGCAGGCCGGCGGTACTAACACGCTGAAGATCGTGCGTGTCGGCGAGCCGTATTGA
- a CDS encoding phosphoglycerate kinase, giving the protein MNQVLRLTDLIAAGKLSGKRVFIRADLNVPQDDQGNITEDTRIRASVPAIQDALDAGAAVMVTSHLGRPTEGEFKPEDSLAPVAKRLAELLGRDVPLIANWVENGVQVAPGQVVLLENCRVNKGEKKNSDELAQKMAQLCDIYVNDAFGTAHRAEATTHGIAKYAPVACAGPLLAAELDALGKALGAPKRPLVAIVAGSKVSTKLTILKSLAEKVDQLIVGGGIANTFMLAAGLKIGKSLAEADLVEDAKAIIEQAKARGASVPIPTDVVTAKEFSATAKAEIKAVADVQDDDLILDIGPDTAKALAAQLGTAGTIVWNGPVGVFEFDQFSHGTKTLAEAIANSSAFSIAGGGDTLAAIAKYGIHDKISYISTGGGAFLEFLEGKKLPAVEVLESRA; this is encoded by the coding sequence ATGAACCAGGTATTGCGTCTCACCGATCTGATCGCCGCCGGCAAGCTGTCCGGCAAACGCGTGTTTATCCGTGCCGACCTGAACGTGCCGCAGGACGACCAGGGCAACATCACCGAAGACACCCGCATCCGCGCCTCGGTGCCGGCCATTCAGGACGCGCTCGATGCGGGCGCCGCCGTGATGGTCACGTCGCATCTGGGCCGCCCGACGGAAGGCGAGTTCAAGCCCGAAGATTCGCTTGCGCCGGTCGCAAAGCGCCTCGCTGAACTGCTGGGCCGTGACGTACCGCTTATCGCGAACTGGGTCGAGAACGGCGTGCAGGTCGCGCCGGGCCAGGTCGTGCTGCTCGAAAACTGCCGCGTGAATAAGGGCGAAAAGAAGAACTCCGACGAACTCGCGCAGAAAATGGCGCAGCTCTGCGACATCTACGTGAACGACGCGTTCGGCACCGCGCACCGCGCGGAAGCGACGACGCACGGCATCGCGAAGTACGCGCCGGTTGCCTGCGCGGGCCCGCTGCTCGCCGCCGAACTCGACGCGCTCGGCAAGGCGCTCGGTGCGCCGAAGCGGCCGCTGGTGGCGATCGTCGCCGGTTCGAAGGTGTCGACCAAGCTGACCATTCTGAAATCGCTGGCGGAGAAGGTCGATCAGTTGATTGTCGGCGGTGGGATTGCGAACACGTTCATGCTGGCGGCCGGTCTGAAGATCGGTAAGTCGCTGGCGGAAGCTGATCTCGTCGAAGACGCGAAGGCGATCATCGAGCAGGCGAAGGCGCGCGGCGCATCGGTGCCGATTCCGACCGACGTCGTCACTGCGAAAGAATTCTCCGCGACTGCGAAGGCCGAGATCAAGGCCGTTGCCGACGTGCAGGACGACGACCTGATTCTCGACATCGGTCCGGATACGGCGAAGGCGCTGGCCGCGCAACTTGGGACGGCCGGCACGATCGTCTGGAACGGTCCGGTCGGCGTGTTCGAGTTCGACCAGTTTAGTCACGGTACGAAGACACTGGCCGAGGCGATCGCGAACTCATCGGCGTTTTCGATCGCGGGCGGCGGCGATACGCTCGCTGCAATCGCGAAGTACGGCATCCACGACAAGATCAGCTATATCTCCACCGGTGGCGGCGCGTTCCTCGAATTCCTCGAGGGCAAGAAGCTGCCGGCGGTCGAAGTGCTCGAATCGCGGGCTTGA